One genomic segment of Culturomica massiliensis includes these proteins:
- a CDS encoding helix-turn-helix domain-containing protein encodes MELLTRNNFEDWMQKLMERLDRQDELLLSLRPSGKAPNPMESIRMFDNQDLCMLLQISKRTLQRYRSIGALPYKTLGKKTYYSEEDVLTFLSEHVKDFRKEDIAFYKARIHNFFNK; translated from the coding sequence ATGGAACTGCTTACACGAAACAATTTTGAGGACTGGATGCAGAAGCTGATGGAACGGCTCGACCGTCAGGACGAGCTGCTGCTCTCCCTGCGACCGTCCGGCAAAGCCCCAAACCCGATGGAAAGTATCAGGATGTTCGACAACCAAGACCTCTGCATGCTGCTCCAGATAAGCAAGCGTACCCTGCAGCGCTACCGCAGCATCGGTGCATTGCCGTACAAGACGCTCGGCAAAAAGACCTATTACAGCGAGGAGGACGTACTGACATTCCTCTCCGAACACGTAAAGGATTTCCGCAAGGAAGATATAGCCTTCTACAAGGCGCGTATCCATAATTTCTTTAATAAATAA
- a CDS encoding helix-turn-helix domain-containing protein codes for MKVITIESSAFTALTEQIAEIAVYVRAVSGERKGESSDMLLTTREAAHLLNVSTRTLQRMRSEQRIGYIVLRGKCRYRRSEIDRLLADCTVAEDAATLTELKRNHTLRTGGGKPKGRRT; via the coding sequence ATGAAAGTGATAACGATTGAAAGTTCCGCCTTCACCGCCCTGACGGAACAGATAGCCGAGATAGCGGTCTATGTGCGTGCCGTTTCCGGTGAGAGGAAGGGAGAGTCTTCCGACATGCTGCTCACCACCCGCGAGGCGGCGCACCTGCTGAACGTGAGTACCCGTACCCTCCAACGTATGCGCAGCGAACAGCGCATCGGCTATATCGTGCTGCGCGGCAAATGCCGCTACCGCCGGTCGGAAATAGACCGCCTGCTCGCAGACTGCACCGTGGCAGAAGATGCAGCGACACTGACGGAACTGAAACGCAACCACACGCTGCGCACGGGCGGCGGCAAACCCAAAGGAAGGAGGACATAA
- a CDS encoding helix-turn-helix domain-containing protein, whose translation MEIVSIEKKTFEMMLASFNALSEKVAALRRKSDGGRLERWLTGEEVCGQLRISPRTLQSLRDRRLIGYSQMNRRFYYRPEEVRRLIPLIGTIYPDGK comes from the coding sequence ATGGAAATCGTATCTATCGAGAAAAAGACCTTCGAGATGATGCTGGCGTCATTCAACGCCCTCTCGGAGAAAGTCGCCGCCCTCAGGCGCAAAAGCGACGGCGGGCGGCTGGAAAGGTGGCTCACGGGCGAGGAGGTCTGCGGGCAGTTGAGAATCAGCCCGCGCACGTTGCAGTCATTGCGTGACAGGCGGCTTATCGGCTACTCGCAGATGAACCGCAGGTTCTATTACAGGCCGGAGGAGGTCAGGCGGCTTATTCCGCTTATCGGCACGATCTATCCCGATGGAAAATGA
- a CDS encoding helix-turn-helix domain-containing protein: MMNENNEVFSMEDEPVATAIQNMLKGSKWLSAFLESYRPPLDGEHYLTDREVAEMLRVSRRTLQEYRNNRMLPFILLAGKVLYPESGLRELLEANYLKPLE, translated from the coding sequence ATGATGAACGAGAACAACGAGGTTTTCTCAATGGAGGACGAGCCGGTTGCCACCGCGATACAGAATATGCTCAAAGGCTCCAAATGGCTCTCCGCATTTTTGGAAAGTTACCGTCCGCCACTGGACGGGGAACATTACCTGACGGACAGGGAGGTGGCGGAAATGCTCCGGGTAAGCCGCCGCACCTTGCAGGAGTATCGCAACAACAGGATGCTGCCCTTTATCCTTCTGGCAGGTAAGGTGCTTTATCCCGAATCGGGACTGCGTGAACTGTTGGAGGCGAATTACCTCAAGCCGCTGGAATAA
- a CDS encoding site-specific integrase yields the protein MKSTFSVIYYLKRQVVKKDGTVPVMGRITVDGSQTQFSCKLTIDPKLWDTKGGRVTGRSTAALETNRMLDKMRVRINKHYQEIMERDNFVTAEKVKNAFLGLEHRYHTLMQVFQQHNEDYAKQVEAGMKAKGTLLKYKTVYKHLQEFLNIRYHVKDIALKELTPAFISDFEMFLRTDKHCCTNTVWLYVCPLRTMVFIAINNEWLTRDPFREYEIKKEETTRSFLTKDEIRLLMEGKLKNAKQELYRDLYLFCAFTGLSFADMRNLTEENIRTYFDEHEWININRQKTGVVSNIRLLDIAKQIIDKYRGLCENGRIFPVPHYNTCLAGIRAVAKRCGITKHITWHTSRHTAATTVFLSNGVPIETVSSMLGHKSIKTTQIYAKITKEKLNQDMENLAARLNQIEEFAGCTI from the coding sequence ATGAAGAGTACATTTTCAGTTATTTACTACCTCAAACGTCAGGTAGTGAAAAAAGACGGGACGGTTCCCGTCATGGGACGCATCACGGTGGACGGCAGCCAGACGCAATTCAGTTGCAAACTGACCATCGATCCCAAGTTGTGGGACACCAAAGGGGGACGTGTCACGGGCAGAAGCACGGCGGCACTCGAAACGAACCGCATGCTTGACAAGATGCGGGTGCGCATCAACAAGCACTATCAGGAAATCATGGAGCGTGACAACTTCGTCACGGCAGAGAAGGTGAAGAACGCCTTTCTCGGACTGGAACACCGCTATCACACGCTGATGCAGGTGTTCCAGCAACACAACGAGGACTATGCCAAGCAGGTGGAAGCAGGCATGAAAGCCAAAGGCACACTCTTGAAGTACAAGACCGTTTACAAGCACCTGCAAGAGTTTCTCAACATCCGTTACCACGTGAAGGACATCGCGTTGAAAGAGCTTACCCCCGCTTTCATTTCCGACTTCGAGATGTTTCTGCGCACGGACAAACACTGCTGCACCAATACCGTGTGGCTGTATGTATGCCCACTTCGGACGATGGTGTTCATCGCCATCAACAACGAATGGCTCACACGCGACCCGTTCAGGGAGTATGAAATCAAGAAGGAGGAAACGACACGCAGTTTCCTGACCAAAGACGAAATCCGCCTGCTGATGGAAGGTAAACTGAAGAACGCCAAACAGGAACTATACCGCGACCTCTACCTGTTCTGCGCCTTCACGGGCTTGTCATTCGCCGATATGCGCAATTTGACGGAAGAGAACATCCGCACCTACTTCGATGAACACGAGTGGATAAACATCAACCGCCAGAAGACGGGCGTGGTGTCTAACATCCGCCTGCTTGACATTGCGAAACAAATCATCGACAAATACCGCGGGCTGTGCGAAAACGGCAGGATTTTCCCTGTTCCCCACTACAACACGTGCCTCGCCGGGATCCGTGCCGTCGCCAAGCGTTGCGGCATCACCAAGCATATCACGTGGCATACCAGCCGCCATACGGCAGCCACGACGGTGTTCCTCTCCAACGGTGTACCCATCGAAACAGTCAGTTCCATGCTGGGACACAAGAGTATAAAGACAACGCAGATATACGCGAAGATAACCAAAGAGAAGCTCAACCAAGACATGGAGAACCTTGCCGCAAGATTGAACCAAATCGAGGAATTTGCAGGATGTACCATCTAA
- a CDS encoding PdxA family dehydrogenase, which produces MENRLNVGITHGDVNGISYELIIKMMAENRICEICTPILYGSSKVAAYHRKTLNIENFNLNSIQTPREANPKRCNVINCIDDAVKVELGQETAESDKAAMIALKKALDDLDHQGIEIIVAAPQGIESFKTEGAYGCPDYLAKRYGVKNVMPVLVGTKMKIGFVTTHIPFKEIAANITPVNILSKLKMLDNTLKKDFTIRKPRIAVLGLNPHSGENCLFGEEEKSIIIPAIEKARENGIMALGPYSPENLFKGTDYEKFDAILALYHDQGMVPFKTIEGNEGAVLIAGLPIVYTSTVSGTAYDIVGQNQADEIALNSALYLGIDVFNNRQQNAELTANPLQHYDVAGNANESDLNVEQIAGVKDFPED; this is translated from the coding sequence ATGGAAAACAGATTAAATGTAGGTATCACACACGGAGATGTAAACGGTATCAGTTACGAGCTAATCATAAAAATGATGGCAGAAAACCGGATTTGTGAAATATGTACTCCTATCCTCTACGGTTCTTCAAAAGTCGCAGCCTATCACCGGAAAACTTTAAATATCGAAAATTTTAATCTGAATAGCATACAAACACCGAGAGAAGCGAACCCCAAACGTTGTAATGTAATCAATTGTATCGACGATGCAGTAAAAGTCGAATTGGGTCAGGAAACGGCCGAATCGGACAAAGCTGCCATGATCGCCCTGAAAAAAGCTCTGGATGATCTGGATCATCAGGGAATCGAAATCATCGTTGCAGCACCCCAGGGGATCGAATCTTTCAAAACAGAAGGTGCCTACGGATGTCCGGACTATCTGGCCAAACGATACGGCGTTAAAAATGTTATGCCGGTATTGGTCGGTACAAAAATGAAAATCGGATTTGTTACAACGCATATTCCCTTTAAGGAAATTGCAGCCAATATTACGCCGGTCAACATACTCAGTAAGCTGAAGATGCTCGACAATACACTTAAAAAAGATTTTACCATACGGAAACCCCGTATTGCCGTATTGGGACTAAATCCCCATAGCGGAGAGAACTGTCTCTTCGGAGAAGAAGAAAAATCCATCATCATCCCGGCCATTGAAAAAGCAAGGGAAAACGGAATTATGGCTCTCGGCCCTTATTCCCCGGAAAACCTGTTCAAAGGTACGGATTACGAAAAATTCGATGCTATACTGGCTTTGTATCACGATCAGGGCATGGTTCCTTTCAAAACGATAGAAGGCAACGAAGGGGCAGTCCTTATTGCCGGGCTTCCGATCGTATATACCTCAACCGTATCGGGAACAGCTTACGACATCGTCGGCCAGAACCAGGCGGATGAAATCGCTTTGAACTCGGCATTATACCTCGGCATAGATGTATTCAACAACAGACAACAAAATGCGGAATTGACTGCTAACCCGCTACAACATTACGACGTCGCCGGAAATGCCAATGAAAGCGACCTGAATGTCGAACAAATCGCAGGTGTCAAAGATTTTCCGGAAGATTAA
- a CDS encoding C40 family peptidase, with the protein MAFGIADLSIVPMRREQSERSEMVSQILFGELYEISEVAEKWVYVKLLHDGYEGWIDRKMCKPVSDEYAEKYRTDVPVLTTEVFNIITKEGDYGNKLIVSGSVLPFLEADSRKLLIGEDVYTMVTRPKDVGIDSLRELIIEYALMYYNTPYLWGGRSPYGIDCSGLAQIVYRIAGIDLPRDASQQVNCGQNFSFVEEALPGDLAFFGDDAGAITHVGILWEQNRIIHASGRVRVDKIDHQGIFNEELKRYTHNLKVIKRVIND; encoded by the coding sequence ATGGCTTTCGGAATAGCAGATTTGAGTATTGTTCCCATGCGTCGGGAACAGTCGGAAAGAAGCGAGATGGTTTCGCAAATATTGTTCGGTGAATTATATGAAATATCGGAGGTTGCCGAAAAATGGGTGTATGTGAAATTGCTGCATGACGGTTATGAGGGGTGGATCGACCGGAAGATGTGTAAACCGGTGAGTGATGAATATGCGGAAAAATATCGGACCGATGTTCCTGTTCTGACAACCGAAGTTTTTAATATTATTACGAAGGAGGGGGATTACGGCAATAAACTGATTGTTTCCGGGAGCGTTCTTCCGTTTTTAGAAGCAGATAGCCGTAAGTTGCTGATCGGGGAAGATGTGTATACGATGGTTACACGTCCGAAGGATGTCGGGATAGACAGTTTGCGGGAATTGATTATCGAATATGCGTTGATGTATTATAATACCCCTTATTTGTGGGGAGGGCGTTCGCCGTATGGAATTGATTGTTCGGGTTTGGCACAGATTGTCTATCGTATTGCCGGTATCGATTTGCCCCGGGATGCCTCCCAGCAGGTTAATTGCGGGCAGAATTTTTCTTTTGTAGAAGAAGCTTTACCAGGTGATCTTGCGTTTTTCGGAGATGATGCTGGGGCTATTACTCATGTCGGCATATTGTGGGAACAAAACCGGATCATTCATGCTTCCGGGCGGGTACGGGTAGATAAAATCGATCATCAGGGAATTTTCAATGAGGAATTGAAACGGTATACCCATAATCTTAAGGTTATCAAACGGGTTATAAATGATTGA
- a CDS encoding clostripain-related cysteine peptidase → MMRIIGILLLFLGLWGCSDDKHTPPMADRTVIVYLGVDNNFSGEDDEKIAGLTEGWKESFTGHLLVYADPRPKGSNSDNPQGEPYLTEILWENGKAVAREVKRYEESNSADPVIFRRVLSEIVDEYPAQSYGLVVLSHASGWLPVNTLARPRSVISDKGEEMEVRDFVTALPVKMSFVIFDACLMGGVEVAYEFKECADYLVFSPAEVLVPGFVYKTMMGHLMKEKPDLTAVAREFYEYYDKLSGAWRSATVTVLDVSKMEALANLAKELLAGVDGEKHLDIGHIQRYGYGWNNLYFDLGDYLETLYPQRVGEIEAALNACIVYKAHTPGYYSAGNGSYSAIDFYSGLTVYIPQEAYPYMNNEYKKMKWTQQVNPYIP, encoded by the coding sequence ATGATGCGGATTATAGGTATACTATTATTGTTTCTGGGACTTTGGGGATGTAGTGACGACAAACATACTCCTCCTATGGCAGATCGGACTGTGATTGTATATTTGGGTGTAGATAATAATTTCAGCGGGGAGGATGATGAAAAGATTGCCGGGTTGACAGAGGGGTGGAAAGAAAGTTTCACCGGTCATTTATTGGTTTATGCAGACCCGCGACCTAAGGGTAGTAATTCGGATAATCCGCAGGGAGAGCCCTACTTAACGGAAATATTGTGGGAGAACGGGAAAGCCGTTGCCCGGGAAGTGAAACGCTATGAAGAAAGTAATTCTGCCGATCCGGTTATTTTTCGCCGGGTATTGTCCGAGATTGTAGATGAATATCCGGCTCAGTCTTACGGTTTGGTCGTTTTATCACATGCTTCCGGTTGGCTTCCTGTCAATACGTTGGCCCGTCCGCGTTCGGTTATATCCGATAAAGGAGAAGAAATGGAGGTCCGTGATTTTGTAACGGCTTTGCCCGTAAAGATGTCTTTTGTTATTTTTGATGCCTGTTTGATGGGAGGCGTTGAAGTTGCTTACGAGTTTAAAGAGTGTGCCGATTATCTGGTATTTTCTCCGGCCGAAGTATTGGTGCCCGGTTTCGTATATAAAACGATGATGGGTCATCTGATGAAGGAAAAACCGGATTTAACGGCTGTTGCCCGTGAGTTTTACGAATATTACGATAAACTGAGCGGTGCATGGCGTTCTGCGACAGTTACGGTTCTTGATGTGTCGAAAATGGAAGCATTGGCGAATCTTGCCAAAGAGTTGCTGGCCGGTGTCGACGGTGAAAAGCATCTTGATATCGGTCATATACAACGTTACGGATACGGCTGGAATAATCTGTATTTCGATTTGGGAGATTACCTGGAAACGTTATATCCTCAGCGTGTCGGAGAGATAGAGGCTGCTTTGAATGCATGTATTGTGTATAAGGCTCATACTCCCGGCTATTATTCGGCAGGTAACGGTTCTTATTCTGCCATTGATTTTTATAGTGGTCTGACTGTTTATATACCGCAGGAGGCTTATCCTTATATGAATAACGAATATAAGAAGATGAAATGGACACAACAGGTAAATCCTTATATTCCCTGA
- a CDS encoding GH92 family glycosyl hydrolase translates to MKEKAVVLLVLLALVWGYHSPVRAEEKDYSDYVNPLMGTLSEYQLSTGNTYPAIARPWGMNFWVPQTGKMGDGWIYVYDHYRLRGFKQTHQPSPWINDYGTFSLMPVKGMKITEEDRASWFSHKAEVVKPYYYSVYLAEHDIVTEMTPTERAVYFRFTFPETDEGYIVIDAYDKGSYIKVIPEENKIMGYTTRNSGGVPANFKNYFVVEFEDTPDAWHIWKDGKVCDGREVQDDHVGALIGFKTRRGEKIRARVASSFISYEQAERNLKELENKTFEEVKAEGQKVWNKILGVFDVEMSLDEMRTFYSCLYRSVLFPRSFYEFDENGRPVHYSPYNGKVLPGYMFTDTGFWDTFRCLFPLLNLAYPSMNAKIQEGLLNTYKESGFLPEWASPGHRGCMVGNNSASVVSDAILKDITPRDIQLPLYEAMLSTANSCHPQVKSTGRYGYEYYNNLGYVPYDAGINESAARTLEYAYDDWCIAQVGRKLGRSAEETGLYEKRSQNYKNLFDSSHNLMRGKNKDGRFQEPFNPLKWGDAFTEGNSWHYTWSVFHDVKGLQDLMGGRDVFVYMLDSVFTVPPVYDDSYYGGVIHEIREMQVMNMGNYAHGNQPVQHMIYLYNYGGEPWKAQYWVRQTMERMYRPTPDGYCGDEDNGQTSAWYVFSSLGFYPVCPGSDQYVIGAPLVRKATITLENGHKIEISAPDNTPENCYIRSLRVDGREYDKNYFSYGDLIKGTTLQFDMSHRPNKKRGIHQSAFPYSFSDQKIFDQGFYR, encoded by the coding sequence ATGAAAGAGAAGGCGGTTGTATTATTGGTTTTGTTGGCTCTGGTTTGGGGATATCATTCTCCGGTAAGGGCAGAGGAGAAAGATTATTCGGACTATGTAAATCCTTTAATGGGGACATTGTCTGAATATCAGTTGTCTACCGGCAATACTTATCCGGCAATAGCCCGTCCTTGGGGGATGAATTTCTGGGTTCCCCAGACCGGCAAGATGGGAGATGGATGGATTTATGTATACGATCATTATCGTTTGCGCGGTTTTAAGCAGACCCACCAGCCCAGTCCGTGGATCAATGATTACGGTACGTTTTCCCTTATGCCTGTGAAGGGAATGAAAATTACGGAGGAGGACCGGGCGAGTTGGTTTTCACATAAGGCGGAAGTAGTCAAACCTTATTATTATAGCGTATACCTGGCTGAACACGATATTGTGACAGAGATGACACCGACTGAGCGGGCAGTTTACTTCCGGTTTACTTTTCCGGAAACGGACGAGGGATATATCGTGATCGATGCTTACGATAAGGGGTCGTATATAAAAGTGATTCCGGAAGAGAATAAGATTATGGGTTATACAACCCGTAATAGTGGCGGTGTGCCGGCGAATTTCAAAAATTATTTCGTCGTTGAGTTTGAAGATACCCCGGATGCATGGCATATTTGGAAAGATGGAAAGGTGTGTGACGGCAGGGAAGTGCAGGACGATCACGTGGGGGCTTTGATCGGCTTCAAAACCCGGCGGGGAGAAAAAATCCGGGCTCGTGTGGCTTCTTCTTTTATCAGCTATGAACAAGCCGAACGTAACCTGAAAGAATTGGAGAATAAAACGTTTGAAGAGGTAAAGGCAGAAGGACAGAAAGTATGGAATAAAATTTTAGGTGTGTTTGATGTTGAAATGAGCCTGGATGAGATGCGCACTTTTTATTCCTGTTTGTATCGTTCTGTTTTATTTCCGCGTAGCTTTTACGAATTTGACGAAAACGGACGTCCTGTTCATTACAGTCCTTATAACGGAAAGGTATTGCCGGGTTATATGTTTACGGATACGGGTTTTTGGGATACTTTCCGTTGTTTATTTCCTTTACTGAATCTGGCTTATCCTTCGATGAATGCTAAGATACAGGAAGGATTACTCAATACGTATAAAGAAAGCGGTTTTTTGCCGGAATGGGCGTCGCCGGGACATCGCGGTTGTATGGTGGGAAATAATTCGGCTTCAGTAGTGTCTGACGCTATCCTCAAAGATATTACTCCCAGGGATATTCAGTTGCCTTTGTATGAAGCGATGTTGTCTACTGCTAACAGTTGTCATCCGCAGGTGAAATCGACCGGGCGGTATGGCTATGAGTATTATAACAATTTAGGTTATGTACCTTATGATGCCGGAATTAACGAAAGTGCAGCCCGTACGTTGGAGTATGCCTATGATGATTGGTGTATTGCCCAGGTGGGGCGGAAGCTTGGCCGGTCGGCAGAAGAGACTGGTCTGTATGAAAAACGTTCACAGAATTATAAAAATTTGTTTGATTCTTCTCATAATTTGATGCGTGGTAAAAACAAGGACGGACGGTTTCAGGAGCCTTTTAATCCATTGAAATGGGGGGATGCGTTTACAGAAGGTAACAGTTGGCATTATACCTGGTCGGTGTTCCACGATGTGAAAGGGTTACAGGATTTAATGGGAGGGCGTGATGTTTTTGTATATATGCTGGATTCCGTATTTACCGTTCCACCGGTTTATGACGATAGTTATTACGGCGGGGTTATTCATGAAATCCGCGAGATGCAAGTAATGAATATGGGAAATTATGCTCATGGTAATCAGCCTGTACAGCATATGATCTATCTGTATAATTATGGCGGTGAACCCTGGAAGGCTCAATATTGGGTGCGGCAGACGATGGAGAGGATGTATCGTCCGACTCCCGACGGATATTGCGGGGATGAGGATAACGGACAAACTTCGGCCTGGTATGTGTTTTCCAGTTTGGGTTTTTATCCGGTATGTCCCGGTAGCGATCAATATGTCATCGGAGCGCCGCTGGTCCGGAAAGCAACGATTACATTGGAAAACGGTCATAAAATTGAAATATCGGCTCCGGACAATACTCCGGAGAATTGTTATATCCGGAGTTTGAGGGTGGATGGGAGAGAATATGACAAAAACTATTTTAGTTACGGAGATTTGATAAAAGGTACGACTTTGCAATTCGATATGAGTCATAGGCCGAATAAAAAACGCGGGATACATCAGTCGGCATTTCCTTATTCGTTCAGTGATCAGAAAATTTTTGATCAGGGATTTTACAGATAG
- a CDS encoding GH92 family glycosyl hydrolase, with protein MKRISVLLLVLIFVGGSVVNAQRKIDYVNPLIGTNGMGHTFPGACVPHGLVQLSPDTDTVPHNIDGKYQPRVYEYCAGYQYRDSSIVGFSHTHFNGTGHSDLGDILLMPVTGPVKYNPGTAENPDSGYRSRFSHATEKACPGYYSVVLEDYGVKAELTTTERVGVHKYTFPEGDGHIILDLKHGIYNYDGKVLWANLRIENDTLLTGYRITSGWARVNYTYFAITFSKPIKSYGYREMKPLLYNGMWRKFDVYRNFPEIGGRNVVACFDFDFSGGETLEIKVALSPVSSRGALNNLQVETAGRSFDELCRQAEQKWENALSVVDVTGDYDRTCNLYSSLYHTLINPSVYMDCDSLYRGVDHEIHKAGDFTNYTVFSVWDTYRALHPLFNLFYPSLSKDIVASFLAHYRQSVHGLLPIWSHMANENWCMIGYHGASVVADACVKGIEMDRELGLEAVVSSSTVPYLEGLAEYMESGYVPQERSSSSASVTLEYGYDDWAIYNMARVMGEQEIANKYFKRAKAYKHLIDPKLGFIRPRDRAGNWKADFDVLDTHGQGFIEGNSWNYSFYIPQDVNGLKAFMGGDKRFIERLDSLFTMELPAKYYANTEDITAEGLMGNYVHGNEPSQHIPYLYMWTSQPWKTQYRLREIMDRMYRNNIDGLCGNDDCGQMSAWYIFSAMGFYPVCPGSDQYVLGAPCFKEMTVHLENGKKLVIKAPRVSAENRYVRSVKWNGEEYKKAYLTHEALREGGELYFEMGATPNKKRLFTKEQKPYSMTKE; from the coding sequence ATGAAAAGGATATCCGTATTGTTATTGGTTTTGATTTTCGTAGGAGGAAGTGTTGTTAATGCTCAACGAAAAATCGATTATGTGAATCCGTTGATCGGAACGAACGGAATGGGGCATACCTTTCCCGGAGCCTGCGTTCCTCACGGTTTAGTGCAATTGAGTCCGGATACCGACACTGTTCCGCATAATATTGACGGAAAGTATCAACCCCGGGTATATGAATATTGCGCCGGTTATCAATACCGGGACAGTTCGATTGTCGGTTTTAGTCATACTCATTTTAATGGGACGGGGCATTCGGATCTGGGTGATATTTTGCTAATGCCGGTGACCGGACCGGTAAAATATAATCCGGGGACAGCGGAAAATCCGGATAGCGGTTATCGTTCCCGTTTCTCACATGCAACGGAAAAAGCTTGTCCGGGGTATTATTCCGTTGTGTTGGAGGATTATGGTGTGAAGGCCGAATTGACGACGACGGAACGGGTAGGGGTACATAAATATACTTTTCCGGAGGGTGACGGACATATCATACTGGATTTGAAGCATGGTATTTATAATTACGATGGAAAGGTGTTGTGGGCCAATTTGCGGATAGAGAATGATACGTTGTTAACGGGCTATCGTATAACGAGTGGCTGGGCCCGGGTGAATTATACTTATTTTGCAATTACTTTTTCCAAGCCGATAAAGAGTTATGGTTACCGGGAGATGAAGCCTTTGCTTTACAATGGTATGTGGCGGAAGTTTGATGTTTACCGGAATTTTCCGGAAATCGGCGGACGGAATGTCGTTGCCTGTTTCGATTTTGATTTTTCCGGCGGAGAGACACTGGAAATAAAGGTGGCTCTTTCTCCGGTGAGTAGTCGTGGTGCATTGAACAATTTGCAGGTTGAAACTGCAGGAAGGAGTTTTGATGAATTGTGTCGACAGGCAGAACAAAAGTGGGAAAATGCTTTGAGTGTGGTCGATGTGACAGGGGATTATGACCGGACCTGTAATCTTTATTCTTCTCTTTATCACACATTAATCAATCCTTCGGTTTATATGGATTGCGACAGTTTGTACCGGGGTGTGGATCATGAAATACACAAAGCCGGTGATTTTACCAATTATACCGTTTTTTCCGTGTGGGACACCTACCGGGCTTTGCATCCGTTGTTCAATTTGTTTTATCCTTCTTTGAGCAAAGATATCGTTGCTTCGTTTTTGGCTCATTACCGGCAGAGCGTACACGGATTGCTACCGATTTGGTCTCATATGGCCAATGAAAACTGGTGTATGATCGGATATCACGGAGCTTCGGTTGTGGCGGATGCCTGTGTAAAAGGAATCGAAATGGACAGGGAACTGGGATTAGAGGCGGTTGTGAGTAGTTCTACGGTGCCTTATCTGGAAGGATTGGCTGAATATATGGAATCAGGATATGTACCGCAGGAAAGAAGTAGTAGTTCGGCATCTGTGACACTGGAATACGGATACGACGATTGGGCCATTTATAATATGGCCCGGGTGATGGGCGAGCAGGAGATAGCGAACAAATATTTCAAGCGGGCAAAGGCATATAAACATTTGATTGATCCGAAGCTGGGATTTATTCGTCCGAGGGACAGGGCCGGAAATTGGAAAGCGGATTTTGATGTTTTGGATACTCATGGACAGGGTTTTATTGAAGGTAATTCCTGGAATTATTCTTTTTATATACCTCAGGATGTGAATGGATTGAAGGCTTTTATGGGAGGAGATAAACGTTTTATCGAACGATTGGATTCTTTGTTTACAATGGAATTACCGGCTAAATATTATGCAAATACAGAGGATATTACAGCGGAAGGGTTGATGGGGAATTATGTACACGGTAATGAGCCCAGCCAGCATATCCCGTACCTGTATATGTGGACTTCCCAACCCTGGAAAACACAGTATCGTTTGCGTGAAATAATGGACCGGATGTACCGGAATAATATCGACGGGCTTTGCGGGAATGACGATTGCGGGCAGATGTCGGCCTGGTATATTTTTTCGGCCATGGGCTTTTATCCGGTTTGTCCGGGCTCGGATCAGTATGTATTGGGAGCTCCTTGTTTTAAAGAGATGACCGTACATCTTGAAAATGGTAAAAAACTGGTGATTAAGGCTCCCCGTGTGAGTGCTGAAAATCGTTATGTGAGGTCTGTAAAATGGAATGGAGAAGAGTATAAAAAAGCCTATCTTACTCACGAGGCTCTCCGTGAAGGCGGGGAATTGTATTTTGAGATGGGGGCTACTCCGAATAAGAAACGGCTGTTTACGAAGGAACAGAAGCCGTATTCCATGACGAAGGAATAA